One window of the Endomicrobium proavitum genome contains the following:
- the rplL gene encoding 50S ribosomal protein L7/L12, with protein sequence MSALTKDQLIEAISGLSVIELSELVKALEEKFGVSAAAPVAAVAAAPAAGAAAAEAKDEFNVVLANAGANKINVIKVVREITGLGLKEAKDLVDGAPKTVKENAPKAEAEEIKKKLTEAGATVELK encoded by the coding sequence ATGTCAGCATTAACAAAAGATCAGTTGATTGAAGCAATTTCAGGATTGTCGGTTATTGAATTGTCGGAGCTTGTAAAAGCTTTGGAAGAAAAGTTCGGCGTCTCAGCGGCAGCTCCCGTAGCGGCAGTTGCAGCGGCACCGGCAGCCGGCGCGGCAGCAGCAGAAGCTAAAGACGAATTTAATGTTGTTCTTGCAAACGCAGGCGCAAACAAAATTAACGTAATTAAAGTTGTAAGAGAAATAACCGGTCTTGGACTTAAAGAAGCAAAAGACTTGGTTGACGGCGCACCTAAAACCGTAAAAGAAAACGCACCTAAAGCCGAAGCTGAAGAAATTAAGAAAAAACTTACGGAAGCCGGCGCAACAGTTGAACTTAAGTAA
- the rpoB gene encoding DNA-directed RNA polymerase subunit beta — protein MNKINFGKIGAPIDPPLLLKMQKDSFAGFLQKDVAAEKRKPQGLEGAFKDIFPLTNSDESLVLEYVSYAFGEPKYSVEESIARDATYALPLKVKLRLMHKKEDGKEKELSEQEVYFGDVPLMTDTATFIINGAERVVVSQIHRSPGVIFEEDEEKRVTVLGKPLYFARMIPYRGAWVEFEFDQNGIVYVRIDRKRKIYATTFLRSLGFESDDEILNLFRESKEVSLDAPSAALANEYVAEDIFDKSTGEIIVDAGKELKEELVKKLQEKGFTSVAVLKDASILITLKKDPIKSQKEAVNHIYKVLKTQEFIMQERAQGFLEELLFKSVRRYDLTTVGRYKILKKFGPVFEYFSKNFNLNIPADNKRTLTREDVVVTLKYLLALYNGETEFTEGKQTIKIGLDDIDHLGNRRVRSVGELLENQIRIGLVQMARLVKEHMNNQDKTNVTPRSLVNITQFVAQIRKFFGTSQLSQFMDQINPLAELTHKRRLSALGPGGLNRKRAGFEVRDVHHTHYGRVCPIETPEGPNIGLITSLATFARVNPYGLIETPYKKVEDGKATDKVDYLTADKEDEFFVAQANTPLDNKGNIVSDSVHGRRFDSFVFQPPTKVDYMDISPMQVISVSAGLIPFLEHDDANRALMGCNMQRQGVPLLKTEVPLVSTGIEEKVARDSGVVIISKSDGEVVSVSADEIMIASKSGEIEVYNLRKYGRSNQDTCIDQTPLVVLGDVVKKGQVIADGPATKDGQLALGQNLLVAYMPWDGYNFEDAMLLSEKLIQDDRFTSVHIREFQAEARETKGRPEEITKDIPNVGSEDLLNLDEDGVVKAGSYVQRGDILVGKTAPKGEQQTTPEERLLRVLFGKKAEDVQDASLRVPPGVSGKVIGVRTFVRLEKLSEKERKKKQEEIREVYDAAKAKLRKDKKEQLAGANKSESSQIESLYASKEEILKKSYEAEKERLKKGDELPVSVNKIVKVYIAAKLKVQVGDKLAGRHGNKGIVARILPVEDMPRLPDGTPVDCVLSPLAIPSRMNVGQLLEIMLGWAGKELKTQMITPVFDGATEEQIKDYVEKAKAQLFAEKKKSLAAIGLKGKELDDALAKFAQESLPTSDCKVTLYDGRTGEAFMEKVTVGVMYVMKLNHLVEDKMHARSTGPYSLITRQPLGGKAQFGGQRFGEMEVWAIEGYGAAHILQEFLTVKSDDVEGRVKMYDSIIRGESISEPGIPESFKVLVNELRALSLNVELLNKETTPKPEEKE, from the coding sequence ATGAATAAAATTAATTTTGGCAAAATCGGCGCACCGATAGATCCGCCGCTTCTTTTAAAGATGCAAAAAGACTCTTTCGCGGGATTTTTACAGAAAGACGTCGCTGCAGAAAAAAGAAAACCGCAAGGGCTTGAAGGCGCTTTTAAAGACATATTTCCTCTAACAAACTCCGACGAGAGTTTGGTATTGGAATATGTTTCTTATGCTTTTGGAGAACCCAAATATTCCGTTGAAGAATCCATCGCCAGAGACGCTACTTATGCGCTTCCGTTAAAAGTTAAACTTAGATTAATGCACAAAAAAGAAGACGGCAAAGAGAAAGAGTTGTCCGAACAAGAAGTTTACTTCGGCGACGTTCCTTTGATGACCGACACCGCTACGTTTATTATTAACGGAGCGGAAAGAGTCGTTGTCAGCCAAATTCACCGTTCTCCGGGCGTAATTTTTGAAGAAGACGAAGAAAAAAGAGTTACCGTTTTAGGCAAACCTCTCTACTTTGCAAGAATGATTCCTTACAGAGGCGCATGGGTAGAGTTTGAATTTGACCAGAACGGAATTGTATACGTTAGAATAGACCGCAAAAGAAAAATTTACGCAACGACATTTTTGCGTTCGCTGGGTTTTGAATCCGACGATGAAATTTTAAATCTTTTCAGAGAATCCAAAGAAGTTTCTTTAGACGCTCCGTCCGCCGCGCTTGCAAACGAATACGTAGCAGAAGATATTTTTGATAAATCTACCGGCGAAATTATTGTTGACGCAGGTAAAGAGCTTAAAGAAGAGCTTGTTAAAAAGCTTCAGGAAAAAGGCTTTACTTCCGTCGCTGTTCTTAAAGACGCTTCTATTTTGATAACTCTTAAAAAAGATCCTATAAAAAGCCAGAAAGAAGCCGTTAACCATATTTATAAAGTTTTAAAAACGCAGGAATTTATAATGCAGGAAAGAGCTCAGGGTTTCCTTGAAGAGCTTCTTTTTAAATCTGTCCGAAGATACGATTTAACCACCGTCGGCAGATATAAAATTCTCAAAAAATTCGGACCTGTTTTTGAATATTTTTCTAAAAACTTCAATCTCAATATTCCGGCTGACAACAAAAGAACTCTTACAAGAGAAGACGTTGTAGTAACGCTTAAATATCTTTTGGCTCTTTACAACGGCGAAACGGAATTTACCGAAGGAAAGCAGACAATAAAAATCGGTCTTGACGACATAGACCATTTAGGCAACAGACGCGTTCGCTCCGTCGGAGAACTTCTTGAAAACCAGATAAGAATAGGTCTTGTTCAAATGGCTCGTCTTGTAAAAGAGCACATGAACAATCAGGATAAAACCAACGTAACTCCGCGCTCGCTTGTAAATATTACGCAGTTTGTCGCGCAGATAAGAAAATTTTTCGGAACTTCGCAGCTTTCGCAATTTATGGACCAAATAAATCCTCTTGCGGAACTTACGCATAAGCGCAGACTTTCGGCGCTTGGGCCCGGAGGTCTTAACAGAAAAAGAGCGGGCTTTGAAGTTCGCGACGTTCATCACACTCATTACGGACGAGTATGTCCTATTGAAACCCCGGAAGGACCAAACATCGGTCTTATAACTTCTCTTGCAACTTTTGCAAGAGTAAACCCTTACGGGCTTATAGAAACGCCTTATAAAAAAGTTGAAGACGGAAAAGCTACGGATAAAGTTGATTATTTAACCGCCGACAAAGAAGACGAATTTTTTGTCGCGCAGGCAAACACTCCTTTGGATAACAAAGGAAATATAGTTTCGGATTCCGTCCACGGGCGCAGATTTGACTCGTTCGTGTTTCAGCCTCCGACGAAAGTTGACTACATGGATATATCCCCTATGCAGGTTATTTCGGTATCTGCGGGGCTTATTCCTTTCTTGGAGCACGACGACGCCAACAGAGCTTTGATGGGCTGCAACATGCAGCGTCAAGGCGTTCCGCTTTTGAAGACGGAAGTTCCGTTGGTTTCTACCGGCATTGAAGAAAAAGTAGCCAGAGATTCAGGCGTTGTAATTATTTCAAAATCGGACGGAGAAGTTGTTTCCGTTTCTGCGGACGAAATAATGATAGCTTCCAAATCCGGCGAAATTGAAGTTTACAATTTAAGAAAATACGGACGTTCCAACCAGGATACCTGCATAGATCAAACGCCTCTTGTGGTTTTGGGAGACGTTGTGAAAAAAGGTCAGGTAATTGCGGACGGTCCTGCAACAAAAGACGGACAGCTTGCTCTTGGGCAAAATCTTCTCGTGGCTTACATGCCTTGGGACGGATACAACTTTGAAGACGCAATGCTTTTGTCCGAAAAATTAATTCAGGACGACAGATTTACTTCGGTTCATATAAGAGAATTTCAGGCGGAAGCAAGAGAAACTAAAGGCCGCCCCGAAGAGATTACAAAAGATATTCCAAACGTGGGTTCCGAAGACTTGTTAAATCTTGACGAAGACGGCGTTGTAAAAGCCGGCTCTTACGTTCAAAGAGGCGACATTCTTGTAGGAAAAACCGCGCCCAAAGGCGAGCAACAGACAACTCCCGAAGAAAGATTGCTTAGAGTGCTGTTCGGCAAAAAAGCCGAAGACGTTCAGGACGCTTCTTTAAGAGTTCCGCCGGGAGTATCCGGAAAAGTTATAGGCGTTAGAACTTTCGTGCGCCTTGAAAAACTTTCCGAAAAAGAAAGAAAGAAAAAACAGGAAGAAATCCGCGAAGTTTACGACGCGGCAAAAGCCAAATTGCGCAAAGATAAAAAAGAGCAGCTTGCCGGAGCAAATAAATCCGAAAGTTCTCAAATAGAATCTCTTTACGCGTCTAAAGAAGAAATACTAAAGAAAAGCTACGAAGCCGAAAAGGAAAGACTTAAAAAAGGCGACGAGCTGCCGGTTTCGGTAAATAAAATAGTAAAAGTTTACATAGCCGCAAAGTTGAAAGTTCAGGTAGGAGACAAACTCGCGGGACGTCACGGAAATAAAGGTATTGTGGCAAGAATTTTGCCTGTTGAAGATATGCCCAGACTTCCCGACGGAACGCCTGTGGACTGCGTTCTTTCTCCTCTTGCAATTCCTTCGCGTATGAACGTGGGACAGCTGTTGGAAATTATGTTGGGTTGGGCGGGAAAAGAGCTTAAAACCCAGATGATTACCCCTGTTTTTGACGGCGCTACCGAAGAGCAAATTAAAGATTACGTTGAAAAAGCGAAAGCCCAACTGTTTGCCGAAAAGAAAAAATCTCTTGCGGCAATAGGTCTTAAAGGCAAAGAGCTTGACGACGCTCTTGCAAAATTTGCGCAAGAAAGTTTGCCTACAAGCGACTGTAAAGTTACGCTTTACGACGGAAGAACCGGCGAAGCGTTTATGGAAAAAGTTACGGTAGGCGTTATGTATGTTATGAAACTTAACCATTTGGTTGAAGATAAAATGCACGCCCGTTCCACAGGGCCTTACTCTCTTATCACAAGACAGCCTCTGGGCGGAAAAGCGCAGTTCGGCGGTCAGAGATTTGGAGAAATGGAAGTGTGGGCAATAGAAGGTTACGGCGCGGCGCATATACTTCAGGAATTTTTGACGGTAAAATCCGACGATGTGGAAGGAAGAGTGAAGATGTATGACTCAATAATAAGAGGCGAATCTATTTCCGAACCCGGAATTCCGGAATCGTTTAAAGTTTTGGTAAACGAGTTGAGAGCTTTAAGTTTAAATGTGGAACTTTTAAACAAAGAAACAACGCCAAAACCCGAAGAAAAAGAATAA
- the rpsL gene encoding 30S ribosomal protein S12, producing MPTINQLIANGRKDVTRKTKSPALKNCPQRRGVCTRVYTTTPKKPNSALRKVARVRLTSGYEVSSYIPGVGHNLQEHSLVLIRGGRVKDLPGVRYHIVRGALDTTGVDGRKQSRSKYGAKKAKAAAK from the coding sequence ATGCCAACGATTAATCAGTTGATTGCAAACGGAAGAAAAGACGTAACAAGAAAAACAAAATCTCCTGCGCTTAAAAATTGTCCGCAGAGAAGAGGGGTTTGCACAAGAGTTTACACCACAACTCCTAAAAAACCTAACTCGGCGTTAAGAAAAGTAGCAAGAGTAAGACTTACCTCCGGATACGAAGTTTCTTCGTATATCCCGGGCGTAGGGCACAACTTGCAGGAACATTCGCTTGTTCTTATCCGCGGCGGACGTGTAAAAGATTTGCCGGGCGTAAGATACCACATCGTCAGAGGCGCTCTTGACACAACCGGCGTTGACGGACGCAAACAGTCAAGAAGCAAATACGGCGCAAAAAAAGCAAAAGCAGCGGCGAAATAA
- a CDS encoding DUF805 domain-containing protein — protein sequence MEYFLEAFKKFADFKSRASRRECWTFAFFNIFFIQLFVTVALILLNFRIGSSLGQDVPAIFAIGVGVLGFLYLLFVLIPGLAIVVRRLHDIGKSGAYIFVSLIPFIGGIWLFILLLLGSQEKKNQYGERAKETTLTTPSSINLIVLSAVWIALFLGFGFNITALIIPIAALVAGILFYKSQDTKNPGIVLAAASAIVIILNLQTFSQISFVSRVPLALELFSSIALLWLAISWIQRKKVYAASSMYAVMVAISLLNSTVTFLPNISRVNDSLYMIPIILRPLFLYLLAGFLLPVKTK from the coding sequence ATGGAATACTTTTTAGAGGCGTTTAAAAAGTTTGCAGATTTTAAATCAAGGGCTTCAAGAAGAGAGTGTTGGACGTTTGCTTTCTTTAATATTTTTTTCATTCAGCTGTTTGTAACCGTTGCTCTTATTCTTCTAAATTTTAGAATAGGCAGCAGCTTGGGACAGGATGTTCCTGCAATTTTTGCCATAGGGGTCGGCGTTTTAGGTTTTCTTTATTTGCTGTTTGTTTTGATACCGGGCTTGGCTATAGTTGTAAGAAGGTTGCACGATATAGGTAAAAGCGGAGCATATATTTTTGTAAGCTTAATACCTTTTATAGGCGGAATATGGCTTTTTATTTTGTTGCTTTTAGGCAGCCAAGAAAAGAAAAATCAATACGGAGAACGGGCAAAGGAAACAACTTTAACTACTCCTTCGTCAATAAACCTTATTGTTTTATCTGCGGTTTGGATTGCATTGTTTCTCGGTTTTGGTTTTAATATTACCGCATTAATTATTCCTATTGCCGCATTGGTTGCCGGGATACTTTTTTATAAGAGTCAGGATACGAAAAATCCGGGAATCGTTTTAGCTGCCGCTTCGGCGATTGTGATAATTCTGAATTTGCAAACATTCTCTCAAATTTCTTTTGTCTCCAGAGTGCCGTTAGCGCTGGAGTTGTTTTCTTCTATTGCGCTTTTATGGCTTGCAATTTCGTGGATACAGCGCAAAAAAGTTTACGCCGCATCTTCTATGTATGCCGTAATGGTCGCCATAAGCTTGCTTAATTCAACGGTGACTTTTCTGCCTAATATTAGCCGCGTCAATGACTCGCTATATATGATACCGATTATTTTAAGACCTCTTTTTCTTTATCTTTTAGCAGGGTTTTTGCTGCCGGTTAAGACGAAATAA
- the rpoC gene encoding DNA-directed RNA polymerase subunit beta' encodes MTKINFKNQKKKSTALNFADFDAVKVTVASPDQIGAWSYGEVKKPETINYRTFKPEREGLFCDRIFGPTKDWECHCGKYKYIKHKGTVCDRCGVEVTESKVRRERFGHIDLAVPVAHLWFLRKPPSRIGILLNMKISDLEKVIYYTKYVVTADLKDRAGISSIVEKGMLLKEEEFDLIKYGISSPVVREEFKNSLDGVVAEEITLDADSAKALKQLKSLLKFQADHAGISADEAAKKIVANIGKGDRYFKCYFKSHSVYFYNDLDSSARSEIKKLLSENFEKGASFAITEPDRKIKLEFFDIEKENVFTALRKNSEGLKKFEGHLRIETARNEIPFMKDFAKPENSLLLEESDIKNINNGYGDNLKVDIGAAAVRKLLEEIKLDEEAVNIHAEIKKTKSDAERARLIRKLRVVEGFLNSGTRPEWMILTVLPVIPPDLRPLVALDGGRFATSDLNDLYRRIINRNNRLRHIEQLKAPAVMINNEKRLLQEAVDALIDNDSRTRPVTGAGNRPLKSLSDTLKGKQGRFRQNLLGKRVDYSGRSVIVVGPTLKLNQCGLPKEMALELFKPFIIKELINQENATLKSARRMLERSDARVWNILEKVTKNHPVLLNRAPTLHRLGIQAFEPVLVEGKSIQLHPLTCSAFNADFDGDQMAVHLPISLEAQLEAKVLMMATRNILSPASGKPIAVPSQDMVLGSFYLTKEKYGVAGEGKIFSSVDEVISAYQCKKVDLQARIKVVGLTNIRDEKLKDSEQSDVSKWKNYKSEDGKEVINYTTVGRVLFNEQMPKNEDGSYSLGYLNKVLGKKDLGALVDRCYKELGQYRTVVLLDEIKKLGYKYATMAGVSISIDEMKIPPRKEKLVKDAKAKIKEIEKQAKLGLITESERYNKIIDIWTKVTDEVADIMFDEMRKDDAEPLKAGENRFNSIYMMADSGARGSRQQVRQLAGMRGLMAKPQKKLSGGVGEIIETPIISNFREGLTVLEYFISTHGGRKGLSDTALKTAEAGYLTRRLIDVAHDVVVREADCKTVNGVFIGTLQSGDEVVEKIDERVVGRIALDNVVDIVHDELIVKRGELITPEKAQKLIDAGIDKIGIRSILTCEAEHGICAKCYGVNPATGKQVEVGEAVGIIAAQSIGEPGTQLTLRTFHVGGTASRVVSRSEIYAENNGTVDFYNIKTIKNKNGESVVLSRNAELVYTEYPVHRRNVYQIPYGAIVEVADGEKVEVKTDSATGTKKNVLLAKWDPHSKPIISEFEGTVHFEDIKDGVTLQKEKSKITGQIERVIIEHPADRKTPRIIIKKDNKTVAEYPLPVATTLVIHDGNKIKAGDVLAKIPQEVSKSRDITGGLPRVAELFEGRRPKNSAVVSEIDGVVHLGGVTAKGSIKVEVENAESKMTKDYLIPAGRHLVVYEGDRVKEGEALSDGAVNPHDILKVKGPKEVQEYLVNEIQQVYRLQGVTINDKHIEIIVRQMLSNVRIMDSGDSKYLNGEIISRAKYEVDKKAVKVKKGKAPVAHPILLGITKASLSSDSFISAASFQETTRILTEAAVSGQIDTLKGLKENVSIGHLIPAGTGLKERETVKDK; translated from the coding sequence ATGACAAAAATAAATTTTAAAAACCAGAAGAAAAAATCAACAGCTTTGAATTTTGCGGATTTTGACGCCGTTAAAGTAACGGTTGCAAGCCCGGATCAAATCGGCGCGTGGTCTTACGGCGAAGTTAAAAAGCCTGAAACCATTAACTACAGAACTTTCAAGCCCGAGAGAGAAGGTTTGTTTTGCGACAGAATTTTCGGTCCTACAAAAGACTGGGAATGTCACTGCGGAAAATACAAATACATTAAACACAAAGGCACCGTTTGCGACAGATGCGGAGTTGAAGTTACCGAATCTAAAGTAAGAAGGGAAAGATTCGGGCACATAGATTTAGCCGTGCCTGTAGCGCACCTTTGGTTTTTAAGAAAACCGCCTTCAAGAATCGGAATTCTTCTCAACATGAAAATATCCGACCTTGAAAAAGTTATTTATTATACAAAGTATGTAGTAACCGCAGATTTAAAAGACCGCGCGGGAATTTCTTCCATAGTTGAAAAAGGCATGCTCTTAAAAGAAGAAGAGTTTGACCTTATAAAATACGGAATTTCAAGCCCGGTGGTAAGAGAAGAGTTTAAAAACAGTTTAGACGGAGTAGTTGCCGAAGAGATAACTCTTGACGCGGATTCCGCTAAAGCTTTAAAACAGCTTAAATCTTTGCTTAAGTTTCAGGCAGATCATGCGGGAATATCCGCAGACGAAGCCGCAAAGAAAATTGTCGCAAATATCGGAAAAGGCGACCGCTATTTTAAATGCTATTTCAAATCGCACTCCGTTTATTTTTATAACGATTTAGATTCTTCCGCTCGTTCTGAAATTAAAAAACTTTTGTCCGAAAACTTTGAAAAAGGCGCGTCGTTTGCCATTACCGAGCCGGACAGAAAAATAAAATTAGAGTTTTTTGACATAGAAAAAGAAAACGTTTTTACGGCTTTAAGAAAAAATTCCGAAGGCTTGAAAAAATTTGAAGGACATTTAAGAATTGAAACCGCAAGAAACGAAATTCCGTTTATGAAAGATTTTGCAAAACCGGAAAATTCTCTTCTTTTGGAAGAAAGCGATATTAAAAATATCAACAACGGTTACGGCGACAACTTAAAAGTTGACATCGGCGCCGCCGCTGTCCGCAAACTTCTTGAAGAAATTAAATTAGACGAAGAAGCGGTAAATATTCACGCTGAAATTAAAAAAACAAAATCAGACGCTGAAAGAGCAAGACTTATAAGAAAACTCAGAGTAGTTGAAGGTTTCTTAAATTCAGGCACAAGACCGGAATGGATGATTCTTACCGTTCTTCCCGTAATTCCTCCGGATTTAAGACCTTTGGTAGCTCTTGACGGCGGACGTTTTGCAACTTCGGATTTAAACGATTTATACAGAAGAATAATCAACAGAAACAACAGACTTCGCCATATAGAACAGCTTAAAGCTCCTGCGGTTATGATAAATAACGAAAAACGTTTGCTTCAGGAAGCCGTTGACGCTTTAATAGACAACGATTCCAGAACCCGTCCGGTAACAGGCGCGGGCAACAGACCGTTAAAATCTTTGTCGGACACACTTAAAGGCAAACAAGGGCGTTTCCGTCAGAACCTGCTTGGAAAAAGAGTTGACTATTCCGGCAGAAGCGTTATCGTTGTAGGCCCTACGCTTAAGCTTAACCAGTGCGGACTTCCAAAAGAAATGGCGCTTGAACTTTTCAAACCGTTCATTATAAAAGAACTTATAAATCAGGAAAACGCTACGCTTAAATCGGCAAGAAGAATGCTTGAAAGAAGCGACGCGAGAGTTTGGAACATACTTGAAAAAGTTACCAAAAATCATCCCGTGCTTTTAAACAGAGCGCCTACTCTTCACAGACTCGGCATTCAGGCTTTTGAGCCGGTCTTGGTTGAAGGAAAATCCATACAGCTTCATCCGTTAACATGTTCCGCTTTTAACGCGGACTTTGACGGAGACCAGATGGCTGTCCATCTTCCTATTTCTCTTGAAGCGCAGCTTGAAGCGAAAGTTTTGATGATGGCAACAAGAAATATTTTGTCGCCGGCGTCGGGTAAGCCTATCGCCGTGCCTTCGCAAGATATGGTTCTTGGAAGCTTCTATCTTACTAAAGAAAAATACGGCGTTGCGGGCGAAGGCAAAATATTCTCGTCCGTTGACGAAGTTATAAGCGCTTACCAGTGCAAAAAAGTGGATCTTCAGGCAAGAATTAAAGTTGTAGGCCTTACAAATATAAGAGACGAAAAACTTAAAGACAGCGAACAGTCCGACGTTTCCAAATGGAAAAACTATAAATCCGAAGACGGAAAAGAAGTTATCAACTACACTACCGTCGGAAGAGTTTTGTTTAACGAGCAAATGCCTAAAAACGAAGACGGTTCTTACTCTTTGGGATATTTAAATAAAGTTCTCGGCAAAAAAGATCTCGGCGCGCTGGTTGACAGATGCTACAAAGAGCTTGGTCAATACAGAACTGTAGTTCTTCTTGACGAAATTAAAAAGCTTGGCTATAAATATGCAACTATGGCCGGCGTTTCAATTTCTATAGACGAAATGAAAATTCCGCCAAGAAAAGAAAAGCTTGTAAAAGACGCGAAAGCAAAAATTAAAGAAATAGAAAAACAGGCAAAACTCGGTCTTATAACCGAAAGCGAACGTTACAATAAAATCATAGACATCTGGACGAAAGTTACAGACGAAGTTGCAGACATAATGTTTGACGAAATGAGAAAAGACGACGCCGAGCCGTTAAAAGCGGGCGAGAATCGTTTCAACTCTATATATATGATGGCGGATTCCGGCGCAAGAGGTTCAAGGCAGCAGGTTCGTCAGCTTGCCGGCATGCGCGGACTTATGGCGAAACCGCAGAAGAAACTTTCCGGAGGCGTCGGAGAAATTATTGAAACTCCGATTATTTCAAACTTTAGAGAAGGTCTTACCGTTTTGGAATACTTTATTTCCACTCACGGCGGACGTAAAGGTCTTTCCGATACCGCGCTTAAAACCGCGGAAGCCGGATACCTTACAAGAAGACTTATTGACGTTGCCCACGATGTAGTTGTAAGAGAAGCGGATTGCAAAACCGTCAACGGCGTATTTATCGGAACGTTGCAGTCCGGCGACGAAGTGGTTGAAAAAATTGACGAGCGCGTAGTGGGAAGAATTGCGCTTGATAACGTTGTAGATATTGTTCACGACGAGCTTATAGTAAAACGCGGAGAGCTTATAACTCCGGAAAAAGCGCAGAAGCTTATTGACGCGGGCATTGATAAAATAGGCATAAGAAGCATTTTGACTTGCGAAGCCGAACACGGTATATGCGCAAAATGTTACGGCGTAAACCCTGCAACCGGCAAACAGGTTGAAGTGGGCGAAGCCGTCGGAATTATTGCCGCGCAGTCTATCGGCGAACCGGGAACGCAGCTTACCCTTAGAACATTCCACGTCGGCGGAACCGCAAGCCGCGTTGTGTCTCGTTCTGAAATTTACGCTGAAAACAACGGTACCGTAGATTTTTACAACATAAAAACAATTAAAAATAAAAACGGCGAATCTGTGGTGCTTAGCAGAAATGCGGAACTTGTTTACACGGAATATCCGGTTCACAGAAGAAACGTTTATCAGATTCCCTACGGAGCAATTGTTGAAGTTGCCGACGGCGAAAAAGTAGAAGTTAAAACCGATTCCGCCACCGGAACAAAGAAAAACGTATTGCTTGCAAAGTGGGATCCGCATTCAAAACCTATTATTTCGGAATTTGAAGGAACCGTTCATTTTGAAGATATTAAAGACGGCGTAACTTTGCAGAAGGAAAAATCAAAAATAACCGGACAAATTGAAAGAGTTATTATTGAACACCCCGCTGACAGAAAGACGCCGAGAATCATAATTAAAAAAGATAATAAAACCGTTGCGGAATATCCGTTGCCGGTAGCTACAACGCTTGTAATTCACGACGGCAACAAAATAAAAGCCGGAGACGTTTTGGCAAAAATTCCTCAGGAAGTTTCTAAATCAAGAGACATCACCGGAGGTTTGCCCAGAGTTGCCGAACTTTTTGAAGGCAGAAGACCTAAAAATTCAGCCGTTGTTTCTGAAATAGACGGCGTAGTTCATCTTGGCGGAGTTACGGCTAAAGGCAGCATAAAAGTTGAAGTTGAAAATGCCGAATCCAAAATGACAAAAGATTATCTTATTCCCGCGGGACGCCATTTGGTTGTTTACGAAGGCGACAGAGTTAAAGAAGGCGAAGCTCTTTCCGACGGCGCGGTAAATCCTCACGATATACTTAAAGTTAAAGGTCCTAAAGAAGTTCAGGAATATCTTGTAAACGAAATTCAGCAGGTTTACAGACTTCAGGGCGTTACAATTAACGATAAGCACATTGAAATAATTGTCCGTCAAATGTTGTCTAACGTCCGCATTATGGACTCGGGCGACAGTAAGTATCTTAACGGCGAAATAATTTCAAGAGCAAAATATGAAGTTGACAAAAAAGCTGTAAAAGTTAAAAAAGGAAAAGCTCCGGTGGCGCATCCTATTCTTCTTGGAATAACGAAAGCGTCGCTGTCTTCAGATTCGTTTATCTCGGCGGCGTCCTTTCAGGAAACCACCAGAATTTTAACTGAAGCCGCGGTTTCCGGACAAATTGATACGCTTAAGGGATTAAAAGAAAACGTTTCTATAGGTCACTTAATACCTGCAGGCACCGGTCTTAAAGAGCGGGAAACAGTTAAAGATAAATAA
- the rplJ gene encoding 50S ribosomal protein L10, which produces MPNLKNQQEVKSLTEKFKSMKGLILTEYHGLTVEEISDLRAKLRSTSSEYAVVKNTLGKIALKEAGIDAGENLSGPTALVIEGGDIVSPAKVVVEFAKTHAKLKVRAGFLEGKFVDASVIEQLSSLPSREVLIAKLLGSMNSPITGFVNVLAANIRGFVTVLDAIAKKQAA; this is translated from the coding sequence ATGCCAAATTTAAAAAATCAGCAAGAAGTTAAAAGTTTAACCGAGAAATTTAAATCTATGAAGGGCTTGATACTTACCGAGTATCACGGTCTTACGGTAGAAGAAATTTCCGATCTTCGCGCTAAACTGCGCAGCACTTCAAGCGAGTATGCCGTCGTAAAAAACACTCTCGGCAAAATAGCTTTGAAAGAAGCGGGAATTGACGCAGGGGAAAATCTTTCAGGACCTACGGCTTTGGTAATTGAAGGCGGAGACATTGTATCGCCTGCAAAAGTTGTAGTAGAGTTTGCAAAAACACACGCAAAACTTAAAGTAAGAGCCGGCTTTTTGGAAGGGAAGTTTGTTGACGCAAGCGTTATAGAACAGCTTTCATCTCTTCCTTCAAGAGAAGTTCTTATTGCAAAATTGCTTGGCAGCATGAACTCGCCGATAACCGGTTTTGTTAATGTTCTTGCGGCAAACATCAGAGGTTTTGTAACGGTTCTTGACGCAATAGCAAAAAAGCAGGCGGCATAA